One Cyprinus carpio isolate SPL01 chromosome A16, ASM1834038v1, whole genome shotgun sequence genomic region harbors:
- the LOC109109547 gene encoding dual specificity protein kinase Ttk-like isoform X3 translates to MDEEESTERQMQIAMLCQRLAKMKKLYTDDDTDYINKAISSNSPDTCRTLLTSLERKGNPQTDPGLLSKLIDGYTRVFSSMPLGKYGQSESYAKMLVRFAELKAIQDVNDAQASFDIARSHCKDFAFVHVAYAQFELSQGNFKKCTLILQKAFEMNAKPRRVLEAAVRNLNAGKRQLLSHEEKENLTVSAHEDAHESMRSSSRRSDGTRDLQTSSTFHQGSDQKFSPQDENMPVWRAGSQQRRTAMAERVPMVPLSIPENESSDSDSAQKPEAPAAHGGAFSRQTSGSNVRSTFPVCSSKKGTPDGDSYSLLNLKPPVISPDHLRRNTEEGDTITALLRRAERKETARTEETTDLQQLISTDSPESCQIFLKNLEKRGDPGSDAAFLSKLLDCYSKVFARFPLAKHCKTESYARMLVRYAELKGIEDPEDAPDHFSIARSHCKAFAFVHIAHAQFELSQGNSRKSNLILQKALSSNPRPVELLQTAVRNLNSGKTHLLPAEHEDNAAENVEALSNRKEEETPAKAPEEQQKPLAKETSSEWKIPALINRHASPEDRKPPADPVSSSSSLHALRTPAPPRTHPSLSCQTPNYKDPNANSSFVTPVVKQRPVVVSVPSTAQKMGHAPLPCTPQSQVSCVPQLSQTPASAFSNESITIKGKQFFIFKMIGRGGSSKVYQVFDHKKHAYALKYVNLEEADAQAVESYKNEIEHLNHLQQYSDQIIKLYDYEITSSYIYMLMECGHLDLNTWLRNRKSVNPLDRKCYWRNMLEAVHTIHKHGIVHSDLKPANFVIVDASLKLIDFGIANRIQPDVTSIMKDSQVGTLNYMPPEAIKDTSSNGKPGSKISAKGDVWSLGCILYCMTYGKTPFQNITNQISKIHAIIDPSHEIDFPHIPEKDLLDVLKRCLVRNPRERISIPELLDHPYLQLQPQPAPEPEACAGDLKRILNELAALQSPNSIARAASNLARMCNSGRKLDVSECVKTSSQTLWK, encoded by the exons ATGGATGAAGAAGAGAGCACAGAGCGACAGATGCAGATCGCCATGCTGTGTCAGCGCCTGGCCAAGATGAAGAAGTTATACACCGATG ATGATACAGACTACATCAACAAGGCCATCAGCTCGAACTCACCGGACACCTGCCGGACGCTCCTGACCAGTCTGGAGAGGAAGGGCAATCCTCAGACGGACCCCGGCCTGCTCTCTAAACTCATCGACGGCTACACGCGTGTCTTCTCCAGCATGCCGCTGGGCAAGTACGGTCAGAGTGAGAGCTACGCCAAGATGCTGGTCAGATTTGCAGAGTTAAAAGC catccaagatgtaaatgatgCGCAGGCTAGTTTTGACATCGCGAGATCGCACTGTAAGGATTTTGCCTTTGTTCACGTTGCTTATGCTCAGTTTGAGCTTTCGCAAG GCAACTTTAAGAAGTGCACTTTGATTCTCCAGAAGGCTTTTGAAATGAATGCTAAACCCAGGCGCGTGCTGGAGGCTGCGGTGAGGAATCTAAACGCAGGCAAACGCCAGCTGCTCTCGCATGAAGAGAAGGAGAACTTAACAG TGTCTGCACATGAGGATGCACACGAGTCTATGAGAAGCAGCTCCAGAAGATCAGACGGAACACGTGACCTGCAGACCAGCAGCACTTTTCACCAGGG CAGTGATCAGAAGTTCAGTCCACAAGATGAGAACATGCCTGTGTGGAGAGCAGGGTCACAACAAAGAAGAACAGCAATG GCAGAAAGAGTTCCCATGGTGCCCCTCTCTATCCCTGAAAACGAGAGCAGTGACTCTGACAGTGCTCAGAAACCAGAAGCCCCAGCTGCACACGGCGGTGCTTTCTCCAG GCAAACAAGCGGTTCAAATGTCCGCTCCACATTCCCAGTGTGTTCCTCAAAGAAAGGCACTCCAGATGGGGACTCCTACAGTCTATTAAACCTGAAG CCTCCTGTGATCAGTCCGGATCATCTGAGGAGAAACACTGAAGAGGGCGACACCATCACAGCGCTCCTGCGAAGAGCAGAGAGAAAAGAAACCGCTAGAACGGAAG AAACCACTGACCTCCAGCAGCTCATCAGCACAGACTCTCCTGAAAGCTGTCAGATCTTCCTGAAAAACCTGGAGAAGAGAGGAGACCCTGGTTCAGACGCGGCCTTTCTCTCCAAACTCCTGGACTGCTACTCTAAAGTGTTCGCCAGGTTTCCTTTGGCAAAGCACTGCAAAACAGAAAGCTATGCCCGGATGCTGGTGCGATATGCGGAGCTGAAAGG AATCGAAGATCCAGAAGACGCTCCAGATCATTTCAGCATTGCCAGATCGCACTGTAAAGCTTTTGCTTTTGTGCATATCGCACACGCTCAGTTTGAGCTCTCACAAG GTAACTCTAGGAAGAGTAATCTGATTCTTCAGAAAGCGCTGAGCTCAAATCCACGGCCGGTTGAACTTCTGCAGACCGCCGTCAGAAACCTCAACTCTGGTAAAACTCATCTGCTTCCTGCGGAGCATGAAGACAACGCTGCAG AAAATGTGGAAGCACTAAGTAACAGAAAGGAAGAAGAAACTCCAGCGAAGGCTCCAGAGGAGCAGCAAAAGCCTCTTGCCAAGGAGACTTCATCCGAATGGAAGATCCCGGCTCTCATCAACAGACACGCGTCTCCGGAG GATCGTAAACCTCCTGCAGACCCTGTttcctcttcatcctcacttCATGCTTTGAGAACACCTGCTCCTCCCAGAACACACCCCTCTCTCAGCTGTCAGACGCCCAACTACAAAGACCCCAATGCAAACA GTAGTTTTGTCACTCCTGTGGTGAAGCAGCGGCCAGTGGTTGTGTCCGTTCCATCGACGGCTCAGAAGATGGGTCACGCTCCGCTGCCCTGCACCCCTCAGAGCCAGGTGTCCTGCGTCCCGCAGCTGTCACAG ACCCCCGCCTCCGCTTTCTCAAACGAATCCATCACAATCAAGGGCAAACAGTTCTTCATTTTCAAGATGATCGGCCGCGGCGGGTCCAGTAAG GTCTATCAGGTGTTTGACCATAAGAAGCACGCGTATGCTTTGAAGTATGTGAATCTAGAGGAGGCCGACGCTCAGGCCGTGGAAAGCTACAAGAATGAGATCGAGCACTTGAATCATCTTCAGCAGTACAGTGACCAGATCATTAAACTCTATGACTA TGAGATCACCAGCAGCTACATCTACATGCTGATGGAGTGCGGTCACCTGGATCTCAACACCTGGCTGCGCAACCGCAAGTCCGTCAACCCTCTGGACAGGAAGTGCTACTGGAGGAACATGCTGGAGGCTGTGCACACCATCCACAAACACG GTATCGTCCACAGTGATTTAAAGCCAGCTAATTTTGTGATAGTGGATGCGTCGCTGAAACTGATCGACTTTGGGATCGCTAACCGTATCCAGCCTGACGTGACCAGCATCATGAAGGACTCGCAG GTGGGGACTCTGAACTACATGCCACCAGAGGCCATCAAAGACACGTCCTCCAATGGGAAGCCAGGGTCAAAG ATCAGTGCTAAAGGAGACGTGTGGTCTCTGGGATGTATCCTGTACTGCATGACTTACGGAAAGACTCCGTTCCAGAACATCACCAATCAGATCAGCAAGATCCACGCCATCATAGACCCGTCCCACGAGATCGACTTCCCCCATATCCCAGAGAAGGACCTGCTGGATGTGCTGAAG AGGTGTTTAGTTCGCAATCCTAGAGAGAGGATTTCCATACCAGAGCTCCTGGATCATCCGTACCTGCAGCTGCAACCGCAACCTGCACCTGAGCCAG AAGCGTGTGCCGGTGATCTGAAGAGGATCCTCAATGAGCTGGCGGCTCTTCAGTCTCCCAACAGCATCGCCAGAGCTGCTAGT AACCTGGCCAGGATGTGCAACAGCGGGAGGAAGTTAGATGTGTCTGAATGTGTGAAAACGTCCAGTCAGACGCTGTGGAAGTGA
- the LOC109109547 gene encoding dual specificity protein kinase Ttk-like isoform X5 yields the protein MDEEESTERQMQIAMLCQRLAKMKKLYTDDDTDYINKAISSNSPDTCRTLLTSLERKGNPQTDPGLLSKLIDGYTRVFSSMPLGKYGQSESYAKMLVRFAELKAIQDVNDAQASFDIARSHCKDFAFVHVAYAQFELSQGNFKKCTLILQKAFEMNAKPRRVLEAAVRNLNAGKRQLLSHEEKENLTVSAHEDAHESMRSSSRRSDGTRDLQTSSTFHQGSDQKFSPQDENMPVWRAGSQQRRTAMAERVPMVPLSIPENESSDSDSAQKPEAPAAHGGAFSRQTSGSNVRSTFPVCSSKKGTPDGDSYSLLNLKPPVISPDHLRRNTEEGDTITALLRRAERKETARTEETTDLQQLISTDSPESCQIFLKNLEKRGDPGSDAAFLSKLLDCYSKVFARFPLAKHCKTESYARMLVRYAELKGIEDPEDAPDHFSIARSHCKAFAFVHIAHAQFELSQGNSRKSNLILQKALSSNPRPVELLQTAVRNLNSGKTHLLPAEHEDNAAENVEALSNRKEEETPAKAPEEQQKPLAKETSSEWKIPALINRHASPEDRKPPADPVSSSSSLHALRTPAPPRTHPSLSCQTPNYKDPNANSFVTPVVKQRPVVVSVPSTAQKMGHAPLPCTPQSQVSCVPQLSQTPASAFSNESITIKGKQFFIFKMIGRGGSSKVYQVFDHKKHAYALKYVNLEEADAQAVESYKNEIEHLNHLQQYSDQIIKLYDYEITSSYIYMLMECGHLDLNTWLRNRKSVNPLDRKCYWRNMLEAVHTIHKHGIVHSDLKPANFVIVDASLKLIDFGIANRIQPDVTSIMKDSQVGTLNYMPPEAIKDTSSNGKPGSKISAKGDVWSLGCILYCMTYGKTPFQNITNQISKIHAIIDPSHEIDFPHIPEKDLLDVLKRCLVRNPRERISIPELLDHPYLQLQPQPAPEPEACAGDLKRILNELAALQSPNSIARAASNLARMCNSGRKLDVSECVKTSSQTLWK from the exons ATGGATGAAGAAGAGAGCACAGAGCGACAGATGCAGATCGCCATGCTGTGTCAGCGCCTGGCCAAGATGAAGAAGTTATACACCGATG ATGATACAGACTACATCAACAAGGCCATCAGCTCGAACTCACCGGACACCTGCCGGACGCTCCTGACCAGTCTGGAGAGGAAGGGCAATCCTCAGACGGACCCCGGCCTGCTCTCTAAACTCATCGACGGCTACACGCGTGTCTTCTCCAGCATGCCGCTGGGCAAGTACGGTCAGAGTGAGAGCTACGCCAAGATGCTGGTCAGATTTGCAGAGTTAAAAGC catccaagatgtaaatgatgCGCAGGCTAGTTTTGACATCGCGAGATCGCACTGTAAGGATTTTGCCTTTGTTCACGTTGCTTATGCTCAGTTTGAGCTTTCGCAAG GCAACTTTAAGAAGTGCACTTTGATTCTCCAGAAGGCTTTTGAAATGAATGCTAAACCCAGGCGCGTGCTGGAGGCTGCGGTGAGGAATCTAAACGCAGGCAAACGCCAGCTGCTCTCGCATGAAGAGAAGGAGAACTTAACAG TGTCTGCACATGAGGATGCACACGAGTCTATGAGAAGCAGCTCCAGAAGATCAGACGGAACACGTGACCTGCAGACCAGCAGCACTTTTCACCAGGG CAGTGATCAGAAGTTCAGTCCACAAGATGAGAACATGCCTGTGTGGAGAGCAGGGTCACAACAAAGAAGAACAGCAATG GCAGAAAGAGTTCCCATGGTGCCCCTCTCTATCCCTGAAAACGAGAGCAGTGACTCTGACAGTGCTCAGAAACCAGAAGCCCCAGCTGCACACGGCGGTGCTTTCTCCAG GCAAACAAGCGGTTCAAATGTCCGCTCCACATTCCCAGTGTGTTCCTCAAAGAAAGGCACTCCAGATGGGGACTCCTACAGTCTATTAAACCTGAAG CCTCCTGTGATCAGTCCGGATCATCTGAGGAGAAACACTGAAGAGGGCGACACCATCACAGCGCTCCTGCGAAGAGCAGAGAGAAAAGAAACCGCTAGAACGGAAG AAACCACTGACCTCCAGCAGCTCATCAGCACAGACTCTCCTGAAAGCTGTCAGATCTTCCTGAAAAACCTGGAGAAGAGAGGAGACCCTGGTTCAGACGCGGCCTTTCTCTCCAAACTCCTGGACTGCTACTCTAAAGTGTTCGCCAGGTTTCCTTTGGCAAAGCACTGCAAAACAGAAAGCTATGCCCGGATGCTGGTGCGATATGCGGAGCTGAAAGG AATCGAAGATCCAGAAGACGCTCCAGATCATTTCAGCATTGCCAGATCGCACTGTAAAGCTTTTGCTTTTGTGCATATCGCACACGCTCAGTTTGAGCTCTCACAAG GTAACTCTAGGAAGAGTAATCTGATTCTTCAGAAAGCGCTGAGCTCAAATCCACGGCCGGTTGAACTTCTGCAGACCGCCGTCAGAAACCTCAACTCTGGTAAAACTCATCTGCTTCCTGCGGAGCATGAAGACAACGCTGCAG AAAATGTGGAAGCACTAAGTAACAGAAAGGAAGAAGAAACTCCAGCGAAGGCTCCAGAGGAGCAGCAAAAGCCTCTTGCCAAGGAGACTTCATCCGAATGGAAGATCCCGGCTCTCATCAACAGACACGCGTCTCCGGAG GATCGTAAACCTCCTGCAGACCCTGTttcctcttcatcctcacttCATGCTTTGAGAACACCTGCTCCTCCCAGAACACACCCCTCTCTCAGCTGTCAGACGCCCAACTACAAAGACCCCAATGCAAACAG TTTTGTCACTCCTGTGGTGAAGCAGCGGCCAGTGGTTGTGTCCGTTCCATCGACGGCTCAGAAGATGGGTCACGCTCCGCTGCCCTGCACCCCTCAGAGCCAGGTGTCCTGCGTCCCGCAGCTGTCACAG ACCCCCGCCTCCGCTTTCTCAAACGAATCCATCACAATCAAGGGCAAACAGTTCTTCATTTTCAAGATGATCGGCCGCGGCGGGTCCAGTAAG GTCTATCAGGTGTTTGACCATAAGAAGCACGCGTATGCTTTGAAGTATGTGAATCTAGAGGAGGCCGACGCTCAGGCCGTGGAAAGCTACAAGAATGAGATCGAGCACTTGAATCATCTTCAGCAGTACAGTGACCAGATCATTAAACTCTATGACTA TGAGATCACCAGCAGCTACATCTACATGCTGATGGAGTGCGGTCACCTGGATCTCAACACCTGGCTGCGCAACCGCAAGTCCGTCAACCCTCTGGACAGGAAGTGCTACTGGAGGAACATGCTGGAGGCTGTGCACACCATCCACAAACACG GTATCGTCCACAGTGATTTAAAGCCAGCTAATTTTGTGATAGTGGATGCGTCGCTGAAACTGATCGACTTTGGGATCGCTAACCGTATCCAGCCTGACGTGACCAGCATCATGAAGGACTCGCAG GTGGGGACTCTGAACTACATGCCACCAGAGGCCATCAAAGACACGTCCTCCAATGGGAAGCCAGGGTCAAAG ATCAGTGCTAAAGGAGACGTGTGGTCTCTGGGATGTATCCTGTACTGCATGACTTACGGAAAGACTCCGTTCCAGAACATCACCAATCAGATCAGCAAGATCCACGCCATCATAGACCCGTCCCACGAGATCGACTTCCCCCATATCCCAGAGAAGGACCTGCTGGATGTGCTGAAG AGGTGTTTAGTTCGCAATCCTAGAGAGAGGATTTCCATACCAGAGCTCCTGGATCATCCGTACCTGCAGCTGCAACCGCAACCTGCACCTGAGCCAG AAGCGTGTGCCGGTGATCTGAAGAGGATCCTCAATGAGCTGGCGGCTCTTCAGTCTCCCAACAGCATCGCCAGAGCTGCTAGT AACCTGGCCAGGATGTGCAACAGCGGGAGGAAGTTAGATGTGTCTGAATGTGTGAAAACGTCCAGTCAGACGCTGTGGAAGTGA